The genomic region ACGAATCCGGCCCATTTCAGCAAGCCCAGCCTGTTCAAGCCGGGTGCCGAGAAAATCTGCGGCATGCTGGGGCTGACCGTGCGCTATCCGACGCTGAACGATTATGAAAAAGCTGCGCTCACCGGAACTCAGTTGAGCCAGATCATTATCCGCTGCGAAATTGTCGACGCGTCGGGCCGCGTCGTCGCCGACGGCGTCGGGGCGAGGATCATCGCCCAAGACAACGGCGACATCAACAAGGCATTGAAGATGGCCGAGAAATCCGCTCACATCGACGCCACGCTGCGGATGGCCGGGCTGTCGGAAGTGTTCACCCAGGATATTGAAGACATGATGCAAAGAACGGAAGCCGAAAGCATTCAGCAAGCGGAAATTCTGTTCAGCCAAGAGGGTTTCGAAGGCATCAGCAAGGAGCAGTTGCTGAAGCTCGAAGCCAGAATCAAGGAGCTCAATCTGGACCGGGACCGGGTCAAGGAATGGATGTACAAGGCATCGCATCAACGGTTCAGCAATTTTCTGGAATTGAACCAGGACTTTTACCGAAAACTTTATGACCGGCTCGACAAATTGGCCGGAGCAGCAACATGAGCAAAATGACCCTGTACGATTTAAGCACGAATTACTGCCAGGCCCTGGACTTTTTGACCGATCCGGAGCTCGATTTGCCCATCGAAGCTGTCAACGACACGCTGGAGTCCTTGAGCGGCGAACTGGAAGACAAGGCGGTCAACGTGGCCAAATTTCTGCGCAACATGGAAACCATGGCCGAGGCGATCAAAAACGCCGAAGCGGCCATGGCTAAACGGAGGAAAGCCTTGGAAAACCGGGCGCAATGGCTGAAATATTATTTGAAGGACAGCATGGAGCGGACCGGCATCACCGAGATCGAATGCCCGTATTTCAAGCTGTCCGTGCAAAACAACCCGCCGGCGGTGCACGTTCTCGACGAAGATGCGGTGCCCGCCGAATTCAAGGAGCAGGTCGTCAGTTGGAAAATCGATAAGGCCGCGATCAGGAAGGCGGTCCAGGCGGGAGAGAACGTCGCCGGCGTCAGCCTTGCCAACGGCACGCGCTTGGTGATCAAGTAATTTTACTTACGGAAAGAGCCGTTTTTATGGCTCTTTCTCATCATTAATTTGGACGAATTATGAATCTGTTCATATAATAAGGAGGCTTGCAACCGATTAAGGAAAGACCTGATGCGAATTGGCGATATCTTGAAGAGTAAAAGGACGGCTCTCGAGCTGACCCAAGAGGATCTGTTCAATCGCTCGGGCGTTACCCAGTCGATGATCAGCAAACTGGAGAAAGGCAGAACCGAAAACGTTTCGATCGACGTGCTTAGAAAACTGGCCAAAGCACTCAATTGCCTGCTGATCGATCTGCTTCCGGAAGAAGACAAAACCAGAAATTGAGTTTCTAATCCATCGGATCCATGAACTTGCTCTTGCTGCCTGAGCCTCGAACTCTTTCCTGTCCTCCACGAAGACTCCCGGCTTTTTGAGAAGAAAGCGCCGGCATCTTTTCCTCAAGGACTTCCGATGACCCCTCTCAATCCGGACAGAAACAAGGACGTCGTCTGCCATTGCAGCGGCACTACTCGCCGGCAAATCACCGCATTAATCGATGACGGCATTGATCATCCGGAAAACATATCGCGAATGACCGGCGCCGGCGCCGGCTGTGGCGCTTGCGAAACCGTCATTCTGGATGTATTGTCCGAATATTCCCAAAGCGCCGCAAAACCCGGCGGCTGACCGATTTTCCGGCCCTGCGGCATTGCCACGAAGGGCTTTTGTCCCTTTGCCGCAGGCGGCTGTGGCTTCCCGGCGGCTTAAAGCTCTCCGGCTTTAGCGAAGAGAATATGAGATAATGAGGGAAAAATAATAAATGCCTTACGGATCATCAAGGAAAAAACATGTTTTCATTACAGACCATCTTCGGCAAAGGGGATAAATTCTACGGCCTGCTCGAAGCGAGCGCGGAATCCGCACGGTCGTCGGCCACGGCGTTGATCGAATTGCTCAGTACGCCGGCATCGCAGCAATCGCTGGAAAAATTCAAACAGGCCCGACGCCGGGAAAAGGATTTGTTCGCACAGATCAGCGAAGAACTGGTCAACACCTTCGTGACCGTGCTCGACCGCGAAGACATCGAAGCACTGAACGGCGCGCTTTATAAAATTCCCAAAGTCGTCGAAAAGTTCGCCGAGCGTTATACTCTCGCGCTGGCCAGAATCGGAGAGGTGGATTTTACCAGCCGCGCCGCCATGCTCGAGCAGGCCTGCGAAGTGCTGGAGCAAATGGTCAAACTGTTGCGCAAAGGAATGGATCTGGATCAGATCAAAAAACTAAACGACCGGCTGCAAACCATCGAAGGCGAAGCCGACCGTCAGATTCTGGAACTGTATCAGGACGCTTACACCCACGAGTCCGATCCGATCCGGTATCTGATCAAAATGAATTTGTTCGAAATTCTGGAAAAAGCGATCGACCGCTGCCGCGACGCCGGCAACGTCATCTATCACATCGTCCTGAAGAATTCTTAAAAGGCCTGCCATGCTGACTCTGCTCTTGCTTGTCATTCTGGCGGCGTTGGTCTTTGAGTTCATCAACGGATTTCACGATACCGCAAACTCGATCGCCACGGTGGTCGCCACCAAAGTCTTAACCCCTACCCAGGCGGTCATTCTCGCCGCGGCAACCAATCTGGTCGGCGCGCTGTCCGGCACGGCCGTGGCTAAAACCATTTCCTCCGGCCTGGTCGATACCGGGCTGGTGACGATTACTTCCGAAGTCTTGATTTGTGCATTGATCGGCGCCATCGTCTGGAACCTGATCACCTGGGCGCTGGGCTTGCCGTCCTCTTCCAGCCATGCTTTGATCGGCGGTTTGTGCGGCGCGGCGCTGGCGGCCGGCCATAACGATTTCGACGTATTGATCTGGTCGAAAACCGCATCCGTATGGACGGAAAACAAGGGACTGCTCTGGAAGGTTTTGATTCCGATGGTGACTTCTCCTCTGGCGGGATTTACCTTGGGCGTCGTCATCATGGGCGGTCTGATGGCCCTCATCAGCGGTTTGAACTCCGCCGGCGGCGTAGCGGCGCGCTCGGTGCGGCCGAAATGGATCAATATC from Methylosarcina fibrata AML-C10 harbors:
- a CDS encoding siphovirus Gp157 family protein encodes the protein MSKMTLYDLSTNYCQALDFLTDPELDLPIEAVNDTLESLSGELEDKAVNVAKFLRNMETMAEAIKNAEAAMAKRRKALENRAQWLKYYLKDSMERTGITEIECPYFKLSVQNNPPAVHVLDEDAVPAEFKEQVVSWKIDKAAIRKAVQAGENVAGVSLANGTRLVIK
- a CDS encoding helix-turn-helix domain-containing protein, which encodes MCSYNKEACNRLRKDLMRIGDILKSKRTALELTQEDLFNRSGVTQSMISKLEKGRTENVSIDVLRKLAKALNCLLIDLLPEEDKTRN
- a CDS encoding (2Fe-2S)-binding protein produces the protein MTPLNPDRNKDVVCHCSGTTRRQITALIDDGIDHPENISRMTGAGAGCGACETVILDVLSEYSQSAAKPGG
- a CDS encoding DUF47 domain-containing protein; translated protein: MFSLQTIFGKGDKFYGLLEASAESARSSATALIELLSTPASQQSLEKFKQARRREKDLFAQISEELVNTFVTVLDREDIEALNGALYKIPKVVEKFAERYTLALARIGEVDFTSRAAMLEQACEVLEQMVKLLRKGMDLDQIKKLNDRLQTIEGEADRQILELYQDAYTHESDPIRYLIKMNLFEILEKAIDRCRDAGNVIYHIVLKNS
- a CDS encoding inorganic phosphate transporter, whose protein sequence is MLTLLLLVILAALVFEFINGFHDTANSIATVVATKVLTPTQAVILAAATNLVGALSGTAVAKTISSGLVDTGLVTITSEVLICALIGAIVWNLITWALGLPSSSSHALIGGLCGAALAAGHNDFDVLIWSKTASVWTENKGLLWKVLIPMVTSPLAGFTLGVVIMGGLMALISGLNSAGGVAARSVRPKWINIVFGKAQLISAGYMGFAHGSNDAQKTMGIIALSIFAANGAGTLEQLPAWAEFLRPGGGEKDIDTWIIVTCALVMALGTAVGGWRIIKTLGHKMVKLHPINGFAAETSSATILLTAAHFGMPVSTTHSISTAIMGVGFAKNPHALRLSVIERIVWAWLFTIPAAGGLAWSLVSLLLLLR